The proteins below are encoded in one region of Telopea speciosissima isolate NSW1024214 ecotype Mountain lineage chromosome 10, Tspe_v1, whole genome shotgun sequence:
- the LOC122642555 gene encoding transcription initiation factor IIF subunit alpha-like isoform X1, whose amino-acid sequence MSFDLVLKPSCGGCGSNTDLYGSNCKHMTLCLSCGKTMAENHGKCYECGVALTRLIREYNVRGSSASDRNYFIGRFVSGVPNFSKKKNADNKWSLQKEGLQGRQVTDALREKYKNKPWLLEDETGQFQYHGQLEGAQSASYYLLMMQGKEFVAIPAGSWYNFNKVAQYKQLTLEEAEEKMKNRRKTADGYQRWMMKAANNGPAAFGEVEKIDDKEAGGATGRGRRKASGDDDEGNVSDRGEEDGDEEEARKNRLGLGKKGGDDDEEGPRGGDLDLDDDDIEKGDDWEHEEIFTDDDEAVGNDPEEREDLAPEVPAPPEIKQDEEDEDEEDEEEGGLSKSGKELQKLLGRSNGLNDSDGEDDDDDDDMEDEIGLSPVLAPKQKDAPKEEPADISPSKTGPLGSARGTPSASKSTKTKRKSGGDDAKVSNGAPAKKGRFDNAQESKPSVKDEPLSTPKSSAPPKGSASSAKAGPTPPTGPVTEDEIRAALLQMAPVTTQDLVAKFKARLKSKEDKTAFADILRRISKIQKTNGSSYVVLRER is encoded by the exons ATGTCGTTCGATCTTGTTTTAAAGCCGTCATGCGGCGGCTGTGGGTCGAACACTGATCTTTACGGGAGTAATTGTAAGCATATGACTCTCTGCTTGTCCTGCGGAAAAACCATGGCGGAGAACCATGGAAAATGTTACGAGTGTGGCGTTGCACTCACACGATTAATTCGG GAGTATAATGTCCGAGGCAGTTCTGCCAGCGATAGAAATTACTTCATTGGTAGATTTGTGTCAGGGGTTCCCAATTTTTCTAAGAAGAAAAATGCTGATAATAAATGGTCTCTCCAAAAAGAAGGGCTTCAAGGGCGCCAAGTTACAGATGCTTTGCGG GAGAAGTACAAGAATAAGCCTTGGCTTTTGGAGGATGAGACTGGCCAATTTCAGTATCATGGTCAGCTTGAGGGTGCACAATCTGCAAGTTATTATCTGCTCATGATGCAAGGGAAGGAGTTCGTTGCTATTCCTGCTGGTTCCTG GTACAACTTTAACAAAGTTGCTCAATATAAACAACTTACCTTGGAAGAAGCtgaagagaagatgaaaaatAGGAGGAAAACTGCAGATGGATACCAAAGATGGATGATGAAAGCAGCAAATAATGGACCTGCTGCCTTTGGTGAAGTGGAAAAAATTGATGACAAGGAAGCTGGTGGGGCTACTGGACGGGGACGTAGGAAAGCAtctggtgatgatgatgaaggaAATGTCTCGGATAGGGGAGAAGAGGATGGAGATGAAGAGGAGGCAAGGAAAAATAGACTTGGACTTGGCAAAAAAGGTGGTGATGATGACGAAGAAGGTCCTAGGGGAGGTGATCTTgatttggatgatgatgatattgagaagg GTGATGATTGGGAGCATGAAGAAATATtcactgatgatgatgaggctGTGGGTAATGATCCTGAGGAAAGGGAAGATTTGGCTCCTGAAGTTCCTGCTCCTCCAGAAATCAAACAG gatgaagaggatgaggatgaagaggatgaagaggaggGAGGCCTTAGTAAATCTGGGAAGGAGTTACAAAAGCTGCTTGGACGATCCAATGGGCTAAATGATTCAGATGGTGAAGATgacgacgatgatgatgat ATGGAAGATGAGATCGGCCTTTCCCCTGTACTGGCTCCAAAACAGAAAGATGCACCGAAAGAGGAACCGGCTGATATCAGCCCCTCAAAAACAGGGCCATTAGGATCTGCACGAGGAACCCCTTCTGCATCAAAGTCAACCAAGACAAAAAGGAAATCAGGTGGGGATGATGCAAAGGTTTCTAATGGAGCACCTGCAAAGAAAGGGAGATTTGATAAT GCTCAGGAGTCAAAACCCTCTGTGAAGGATGAGCCATTGTCCACTCCCAAGAGTAGTGCACCTCCAAAAGGTTCAGCTTCATCTGCCAAAGCTGGACCAACACCACCGACTGGCCCTGTTACTGAGGATGAAATCAGGGCTGCATTACTGCAAATGGCACCAGTTACTACACAGGATCTTGTTGCGAAGTTTAAAGCAAGACTAAAATCGAAGGAG GACAAGACGGCCTTTGCGGATATCCTGAGGCGAATTTCTAAGATACAGAAGACAAATGGATCCAGCTACGttgttttgagagagagatga
- the LOC122642663 gene encoding mavicyanin-like — MERMGRRMGHLLVLIIVVVSVSLGGGRGVSAGEATQVHHVVGGDRGWDIASDIAAWAADRLFRVGDKIWFAYSAAGESIVELGSREEMEACDVTNPIRMYTDGLDSITLDGVGTRFFASGRPESCKKGLKLNVDVLPQQQTQMDLINPLTTIPFHEVVAAGPTTPSAAVPLPAAPPLSLLVSGLFFFSWFFLPFF, encoded by the exons ATGGAAAGAATGGGAAGGAGAATGGGACATCTCTTGGTTTTGATTATTGTGGTGGTGAGTGTGAGcttgggaggaggaagaggggtTTCAGCAGGAGAAGCAACACAGGTTCATCATGTTGTGGGAGGAGATCGTGGGTGGGATATCGCTTCTGACATCGCTGCGTGGGCTGCCGATCGTCTCTTCCGTGTTGGAGATAAAATCT GGTTTGCGTATTCGGCAGCAGGGGAGAGCATAGTGGAGCTAGGGAgcagagaagagatggaggcCTGCGATGTGACCAACCCAATCCGTATGTACACAGACGGCCTAGACAGCATCACCCTCGACGGTGTAGGCACCCGCTTCTTCGCTAGTGGCCGCCCTGAAAGTTGCAAGAAGGGTCTTAAGCTGAACGTCGATGTGTTGCCGCAGCAGCAAACCCAGATGGATCTCATAAACCCTCTTACCACCATCCCTTTTCATGAGGTCGTAGCTGCCGGACCCACCACCCCATCTGCAGCGGTTCCACTGCCGGCGGCTCCTCCTCTGTCATTGCTTGTGTCtggattgttcttcttctcttggttctTCTTGCCTTTCTTCTAA
- the LOC122642555 gene encoding transcription initiation factor IIF subunit alpha-like isoform X2, whose amino-acid sequence MSFDLVLKPSCGGCGSNTDLYGSNCKHMTLCLSCGKTMAENHGKCYECGVALTRLIREYNVRGSSASDRNYFIGRFVSGVPNFSKKKNADNKWSLQKEGLQGRQVTDALREKYKNKPWLLEDETGQFQYHGQLEGAQSASYYLLMMQGKEFVAIPAGSWYNFNKVAQYKQLTLEEAEEKMKNRRKTADGYQRWMMKAANNGPAAFGEVEKIDDKEAGGATGRGRRKASGDDDEGNVSDRGEEDGDEEEARKNRLGLGKKGGDDDEEGPRGGDLDLDDDDIEKGDDWEHEEIFTDDDEAVGNDPEEREDLAPEVPAPPEIKQDEEDEDEEDEEEGGLSKSGKELQKLLGRSNGLNDSDGEDDDDDDDMEDEIGLSPVLAPKQKDAPKEEPADISPSKTGPLGSARGTPSASKSTKTKRKSGGDDAKVSNGAPAKKGRFDNESKPSVKDEPLSTPKSSAPPKGSASSAKAGPTPPTGPVTEDEIRAALLQMAPVTTQDLVAKFKARLKSKEDKTAFADILRRISKIQKTNGSSYVVLRER is encoded by the exons ATGTCGTTCGATCTTGTTTTAAAGCCGTCATGCGGCGGCTGTGGGTCGAACACTGATCTTTACGGGAGTAATTGTAAGCATATGACTCTCTGCTTGTCCTGCGGAAAAACCATGGCGGAGAACCATGGAAAATGTTACGAGTGTGGCGTTGCACTCACACGATTAATTCGG GAGTATAATGTCCGAGGCAGTTCTGCCAGCGATAGAAATTACTTCATTGGTAGATTTGTGTCAGGGGTTCCCAATTTTTCTAAGAAGAAAAATGCTGATAATAAATGGTCTCTCCAAAAAGAAGGGCTTCAAGGGCGCCAAGTTACAGATGCTTTGCGG GAGAAGTACAAGAATAAGCCTTGGCTTTTGGAGGATGAGACTGGCCAATTTCAGTATCATGGTCAGCTTGAGGGTGCACAATCTGCAAGTTATTATCTGCTCATGATGCAAGGGAAGGAGTTCGTTGCTATTCCTGCTGGTTCCTG GTACAACTTTAACAAAGTTGCTCAATATAAACAACTTACCTTGGAAGAAGCtgaagagaagatgaaaaatAGGAGGAAAACTGCAGATGGATACCAAAGATGGATGATGAAAGCAGCAAATAATGGACCTGCTGCCTTTGGTGAAGTGGAAAAAATTGATGACAAGGAAGCTGGTGGGGCTACTGGACGGGGACGTAGGAAAGCAtctggtgatgatgatgaaggaAATGTCTCGGATAGGGGAGAAGAGGATGGAGATGAAGAGGAGGCAAGGAAAAATAGACTTGGACTTGGCAAAAAAGGTGGTGATGATGACGAAGAAGGTCCTAGGGGAGGTGATCTTgatttggatgatgatgatattgagaagg GTGATGATTGGGAGCATGAAGAAATATtcactgatgatgatgaggctGTGGGTAATGATCCTGAGGAAAGGGAAGATTTGGCTCCTGAAGTTCCTGCTCCTCCAGAAATCAAACAG gatgaagaggatgaggatgaagaggatgaagaggaggGAGGCCTTAGTAAATCTGGGAAGGAGTTACAAAAGCTGCTTGGACGATCCAATGGGCTAAATGATTCAGATGGTGAAGATgacgacgatgatgatgat ATGGAAGATGAGATCGGCCTTTCCCCTGTACTGGCTCCAAAACAGAAAGATGCACCGAAAGAGGAACCGGCTGATATCAGCCCCTCAAAAACAGGGCCATTAGGATCTGCACGAGGAACCCCTTCTGCATCAAAGTCAACCAAGACAAAAAGGAAATCAGGTGGGGATGATGCAAAGGTTTCTAATGGAGCACCTGCAAAGAAAGGGAGATTTGATAAT GAGTCAAAACCCTCTGTGAAGGATGAGCCATTGTCCACTCCCAAGAGTAGTGCACCTCCAAAAGGTTCAGCTTCATCTGCCAAAGCTGGACCAACACCACCGACTGGCCCTGTTACTGAGGATGAAATCAGGGCTGCATTACTGCAAATGGCACCAGTTACTACACAGGATCTTGTTGCGAAGTTTAAAGCAAGACTAAAATCGAAGGAG GACAAGACGGCCTTTGCGGATATCCTGAGGCGAATTTCTAAGATACAGAAGACAAATGGATCCAGCTACGttgttttgagagagagatga